The Agromyces mariniharenae sequence GAACGGATGCGCGCAGAAGCGGCCCGCGCGCACCGAGATGCCGTGCTCCGCGGCGAGCGCCGCGGCGACGAGCCCGACCGACCCGTCCTCCACCTCGATGGTGGCGATGCCGAGCCGGTCGTCGGCGTCGTCGAAGCCGCGGATGACCCGGATGCCGCGCTGTCGGGCGAGCCCCTCGTGCAGGCGCGCCGTGAGCGCGTCCTCGTGCGTGCGACGGGCGTCGTCGCCGAGCCGGTCGAGTTCGTCGAGCGCCCGCGCGATGGCGGCGATGCCGAGCACGTTCGGCGTGCCGGCCTCGTGCCGTTCGGGCCCGTGCTTCCACGCGGTCGCGTCGAGCCGTACGGACTCGACCGCACCACCGCCCGCGAGGTGGGCGGGTGCGGCGTCGAGCCAGTCGGCGCGTCCGACGAGCGCGCCCGAGCCGTAGGGCGCGTAGGCCTTGTGCCCCGAGAACGCGAGGTAGTCGATGCCGGATGCCGCGAGGTCGACCCTGCGGTGCGGCAGCAGCTGCGCGGCGTCGACCGCGAGCCGGGCGCCGCGTGCGTGCGCGAGGGCGGCGATCGCGGCGACGGGGAGGACCTCGCCCGTCACGTTGGAGGCGCCGGTGACCGAGACGAGTGCGGCCGGACGGGCGGCGAGCTCCGCGTCGAGGGCCTCGAGCGTCTCGGCGATCGTCGCGCGGCCGACCACGACCCGGCGCTCGCGCCAGGGCAGCAGGTTGGCGTGGTGCTCGATGTCGAGCACGACGGTCTCGCCGGGCACGGCCGCGGCGAGCAGGTTGAGCGCGTCGGTCGTGTTGCGGGTGAACACGACGAGGTCGTCGTCGCGCGCGCCGACGTGGCGCGCGACGGTGACGCGGGCGTCCTCGACGAGCGTGGTCGTGGCCTGCGACGGGTAGCCGCTGCCGCGGTGCACGCTCGCGTAGTACGGCAGCACGCGGGCGACGTGGGCCGCGACCGCGTCGAGCGCGGGAGCGGATGCCGCGACGTCGAGGTTCACGTGCCGCACCGTGCGTCCGCCGAGCACGGGCACCTCGAGGCCGGCGTCGGCGAGCGCGGCGAGGGGTCCGAGCGCGGGCCGGGACGCGGCATCCGTCGACGCGCCGAGCGCGCCCGCACGCACTGGCGTGCGCACATCGGTCGCGATCACGGCGGCTCCTCGGGGTGGGTTGGCGTCGAACGTACGGCCGGCGGCGGCAGCCCGCAACGGTTGGCGTCGCACGGTGTCATGCCGCGCAACATCCGGTAACGGAGCCGCCGCAGCGCGTCGTACTCGGTCGTCGAGGAGCGCCCGGCGAAGCCGGACGCGTATCGAGACGCAGCGATGTCCCCGAATCAGCCCCCGGCCTCCCCGGTCCGCGGCTCTTCGGGCTCCCCGAGCGACAGCATCAGCCGGTTCGCCCAGTTGAAGAACGCCGCCGAGTGGATCACGTCGGACACCGCCTGCTCGTCGAGCCC is a genomic window containing:
- a CDS encoding aminotransferase class V-fold PLP-dependent enzyme; translated protein: MIATDVRTPVRAGALGASTDAASRPALGPLAALADAGLEVPVLGGRTVRHVNLDVAASAPALDAVAAHVARVLPYYASVHRGSGYPSQATTTLVEDARVTVARHVGARDDDLVVFTRNTTDALNLLAAAVPGETVVLDIEHHANLLPWRERRVVVGRATIAETLEALDAELAARPAALVSVTGASNVTGEVLPVAAIAALAHARGARLAVDAAQLLPHRRVDLAASGIDYLAFSGHKAYAPYGSGALVGRADWLDAAPAHLAGGGAVESVRLDATAWKHGPERHEAGTPNVLGIAAIARALDELDRLGDDARRTHEDALTARLHEGLARQRGIRVIRGFDDADDRLGIATIEVEDGSVGLVAAALAAEHGISVRAGRFCAHPFFDRVARRSNGLRASLGAGSSADDVDRFLDALARLVADGPAHAYERTPAGWCPAVDDRPRLVLD